The Asticcacaulis sp. EMRT-3 region GACCGATGCGCAGGCCAGGATGCACGACAGCCTGGTATCGGGCGCATCGGGCGGTGGCATGGTCAGGCTGGAGCTGAAGGGCACCGGCGATATGGTGTCGCTCAACATCGATGACAGCCTGATGGTGGCGGGCGAAGCCGATGTGCTGGCCGATCTGGTGCGCGCCGCCTATGCCGATGCGCGCAAGAAGCTCGACGACATCAATTCCGAACTGATGCAGGAAGCCGCCGGCGCGCTTGGGCCGGGCGGCGGATTGCCCAATCTGCCGAAGTTTTTCTAGACTAGAATGTCGGGCGCGGGGCCGGAAATCGAACGCCTGATGGCGCTTCTGTCAAAGCTGCCGGGTCTGGGGCCGCGTTCGGCCAGACGGGCGGCTCTGGCCCTGCTCAAACGCCGTGATCAACTATTGATTCCACTTTCCGCCGCCATGCAGGACGCCGCCGATAAGGTGACAAGCTGCCGCGTCTGCGGGCGCTTATCGACGCGCGATCCGTGTGAAACCTGCGCCGATCCGGGCCGTGACCAGCAGATGATCTGCGTGGTCGAGGACGATGGCGCCTTGTGGGCGATGGAGCGGGTCGGGGCCTTTAGCGGCCTCTATCATGTGCTGGGCGGGCTGATGTCGGCGCTCGATGGCGTGCGGCCCGAAGACCTGCGGCTGGACAGGCTGCTTGAACGCCTGCGCGATGGCCGCGTGCATGAAGTGGTGATGGCCCTGCCCGCCACGGTCGAGGGCCAGACCACGGCCCACTATATCGCCGACCGGCTGAAAAGCCTCGGCAATCAGGTTGAGATCACCTATCTGGCGCGCGGCGTGCCGGTGGGCGGCGAACTCGACTGGCTGGATGATCATACTATCGCTCACGCCTTCAAAACCCGACGATAAGGCGCAATCCTTGGCCGTCTAGGGCGTCGGTTTCGCTAGGCTGTATTCATATACAGCCGTCGCTCACCTCCTGCTATCCGGCTCAAGGCCTGCACCTTATCTCTCATCACGCACTCAGAGTTTTTATGGTTAATTTTCGCATTAAGGGTTGTTAAGACTGGTTAACAAACCCTTAACGCGCTAGACCTTGCCGAAAGCCAGCGAGGTCAGAATGATCATCCGAAACATCTTCATCTTCATGTTCGTCTTCACCCTGATCGGGGCCTAAGCCGAGGCCAATGCGCGCACCTTTTCGCGGTGCTTCATCAAAAAATAGACGACGAGGCAGCCCAGAAAGCGGCTGACCACCGAACCCGCCAGCGACCAGCCATTGAAAATGCCGGGAATGGCATAGCTGGCGATCCACAAAAAGGCGGCGGCGTCGATCGGCCCCGATATGCCCGCCGACACGAAGACGCGCTTTGACAGCGGCAATTTGGCGAAGGTAAACAGCGCCCAGTCGATGGTTTCGCTGATAGCAAAGGCGCAGGCGCTGGCGAAAGCGATGGTCGGGTCGGAGGTGACCACCGACAACAGCAGGCCGACCGCCAGAAATCCGAAAATATAATGGCCCACTTCGCGCTGGGCGAAATCGCGCACCACCAGCACCAGACCGGTGACAATCGTCATCGGATTCCAGTCACCGTGACCCGGCAAAGGGAAGGTCGGCACATGGTCGAAGCACCAGTTGATAAACGGAATCAGGAACAGATAAACATAGGTCCACGGACTGCCGCCCGTTATCACCTTACGCGCTACCGCCTTGAAATCCGCCATATCTGCCTCCCGCAACCCATCTACGTAGATTATCGCCTTATGGATGACCGGCAAGCTGCCGCCGCAAAAAAGACTTGCCACGAGCCGTTTTGCAATCTAAGAACGTAACATGAACACGCTTTCTATTACGCTTTTGCTCGTCTCCATTGTCGCCCTCGCTTTTGCCGGGGCGTGGTGGCTGGCCTTTCGTGAGGGGCAGCGCTTGCGTCAGCGCGCCGATGATCTGGGCGAACAGTTGCTGGTGGCGGCCAGAGAACTGGCGACTGTCAAGGAGCGGGCGCGCAATCTCGAAGACGCGCGCGCCGCCATGAGCGAGCAGTTTCAGATTGTGTCGCAGCAGGCCCTACAGGCCTCGAACGAGGCCTTGCTGAAGGCGTCGGCCGAGCGCGATAAGCTGGCGCTGGAGCGGGTCGGGCATACGCTGAAACCGGTGGCCGAGCAGCTCACGCGCTTTGAAGCCCAGGTCAAGGCGATGGAAGAATCGCGCGCCAAGGATACCGGCGGCTTAAAACAGCAGATTACCGAACTGATGGCGGCGTCGCACGCCACGCGCGAAGTGACGCAGAAACTGGCCGGGGCGCTCAGGCGCGGGGCCGGGGTGCAGGGTAAGTGGGGCGAGGAGGTGCTGCGCAATGTCTTGCAGGCAGCGGGCCTGTCGTCGCGCTTTGATTTCGTCGAGCAATACAGCCTCGATACCGATGAAGGCCGCCGTCGCCCCGATGTGGTGGTCAGGTTGCCGGGCGACACGTCAAGCGCGGTGTTCGTCATCGATTCCAAGGTCAATCTGACCGCCTATCTGCAAGCCGCCGAAAGCACCGATGAGGCGGCGCGCGAGCTTTTGCTGCGCCAGCATGCGCAAGCCATGCGCGGCCATGTGCGCGATTTGTCGGCCAAGGCCTATTGGGATCAGTTCAAGGATCAGGTGTCGCCCGATTTCGTCGCCATGTTTATTCCGGGCGATGGCTTGCTGGCGGCGGCGCTCGATCATGCGCCCGATCTGATGACCGAGGCGATGGACAGGAAGGTGATCATCGTCACCCCCACCACCCTGTTCGCCCTGTGCAAGGCGGTGGCCTATGGCTGGCGCGTCGAAGACCAGATGAAAAATGCCGGTCATATTGCCGATCTGGGCCGCGAGCTATATGCACGGCTGTCGGTCATGGGCGATCATGTGGCCGGTATGGGCGGGGCGCTGGGCAAGGCGGTTGATAAATATAACGCCTTTGTCGGCTCACTGGAAAGCAAGGTACTGACCCAGGCGCGCCGTTTCGAGGATTTGCAGGTCGAGCATCAGGGCAAGTCGGTGCCGGAACTGCCGGTGATCGAAAGCCAGCCGCGCGTGGCCAGCAAGCTCAATGCGCTGGAAGTCGCCGAAGAAACGGCACAGCCATAGCTGCGAATATTGATTTTTGTCTCTGACGCAATTACATGGTCATTATGGCTATTCGTGAAATTATAACTGTACCCAATCCGCTCCTCAAGCAGGTGTCCAAACCCGTGACTGAGGTCGATGACGCCTTGCGCGCCCTGATGGATGATATGCTGGAAACCATGTATGACGCGCCGGGCATTGGTCTGGCCGCCATCCAGATTGGTGAGCCGGTGCGCGTCATCGTCATGGACTTGCAGGAAAGGCCCGAGGGTGCCGATCCCGAAGCAGAGGGCGTCAAGGCACCGCGCTATTTCGTCAATCCGGAAATCGTCTGGGCGTCGGAAGACACGATCCCTTACGAAGAGGGCTGCCTGAGTGTGCCGGAATATTATGACGAGGTGCAGCGCCCGTCACATGTCCGCATCCGTTATCTCGATTATGATGGCAAGGCCGTTGAAGAAGAGGCCGAAGGCCTGTTCGCCGTCTGTATCCAGCACGAAATGGACCATCTCGAAGGCGTCCTGTTCATCGATCACCTGTCGAAGCTGAAGCGCGACCGGGCGGTCACTAAGGTGAAAAAGCTGAAGCGCGTCGCCTGAGACTTCGCATTGCCAACTACTGTTTTTCGTCTCAGCACTCCGAATTTTCGTTGAGCTATATTCTCGCTGAGGTATTTGGAGTTCGCCTATGCGTCTGGCCTTTATGGGCACGCCCGAATTTGCCGTGAAGGCGCTGGCCGAACTGGTGGCGTCAGGCCATGAGATCGTTTGCGTCTATTCGCAGCCGCCCGCGCCGAAAGGCCGAGGTCAGGTCTTGTCGCCTTCACCCGTGCATCAGTTCGCCTCCGGCCTCGGCCTGGAGGTGCGCACGCCCAAATCGATGAAGACGCCGGAGGCCATAGCTGACTTTCAGGCGCTCGACATCGATGCCTGTGTCGTGGTGGCCTATGGCCAGATCCTGAAGGCCGAAGTGCTCGATCATCCGCCGCTGGGCTGCTTCAACCTGCACGCCTCGCTGTTGCCGCGCTGGCGTGGGGCCGCGCCGATCCAGCGCGCCATTATGGCGGGCGACGCCTTTACCGGCGTTGAGGTGATGCGGATGAGCGAAGGGCTGGATGAAGGCCCGGCGATTCTGTCGGGCCGCGTCGAAATCACCGCCGAGGATACCTTCCAGACCCTGCACGACAAGCTGGCCCTGTTGGGGGCTTCGCTGCTGCCGGTGGCGCTGGCGGCGGTGGAGCGCGGCGGGGCGAAAGAGCGCGCACAGACGGGCGAGGTCACCTATGCCCGCAAGATCAGCCCGCAAGAGGCGCGCATCGACTGGTCGCGTCCGGCGCGCGCGCTCGATTTCCATATTCGCGGCCTGTCGCCCTTTCCGGGCGCCTGGACGACCATGACCACGCCAAAGGGCGAACAGCGCCTGAAAATCCTGATGTCGCGCCTGTGCGATGAGGTGTCGGGCGAGGTGCCGGGTACGCTTTTGCTGGGCGGATTGAAGGTGGCGACCGGCGACGGCATTATCGAGCTTTTGCGCGTCCAGCGCGAAGGGCGCGCGGCGCAGGACGCCGCCGAATTTATCAAGGGCGCAGGGCTTAAGGCCGGGGACAGGCTGATCTGATGCCGCGTTACAAGCTGCTGATCGAATATGACGGGCGGCCCTATTGCGGCTTTCAGGCGCAGGACAATCTGCCGACGGTTCAGGCGTCAATCGAAGCCGCCATCCGCAAATTCAGCGGCCAGACTTTGCGTATCAATACGGCAGGCCGCACCGATACGGGTGTCCATGCCACCGGTGCGGTGATCAGTTTTGATCTCGAAAAAGTCTGGCGGCCGCAGGTGGTGCGCGACGCCATCAATGCCCACCTGACGCCGGAGCCGATTGCCGTTCTGGCCGCCGAAATCATGGCGGACAGCGAGTTTTCGGCGCGCTTTTCGGCCACGGGACGCATGTATCTGTATCGTATTCTCAACCGCGAAGCGCCGCCCGCCCTCGATCAGGGCCGCGTCTGGCACATCAAGAAGCCGCTCGATGTGGCGGTGATGGCGCAGGCGGCCAAAGCCCTGATCGGCCATCACGATTTCACCACCTTCCGCTATATCGGCTGTCAGGCGGCAACCCCCGTCAAGACGCTTGATATAGCTCGTGTGGCGCGCCTTGGCGAAGAGGTGCATCTGGTTTTTGCGGCGCGTTCGTTTCTGCACAAGCAGGTGCGCTCAATGACCGGCACCCTGGCCGATGTTGGCTCGGGCCGTCTGCCGCCGGACTATGTGGCCAAGGCCCTGGCGGCGAAGGATCGCGCCAGATGCGGTCAGGTGGCCCCGGCGCACGGCCTTTATCTGACCCATGTCACCTATGAGGATGAGCCGAATTTCGAGAAATACGCCTCGATCAAGGCCTGATAGGTTTCGCTCAAATCCTGAAGATCGGTCACGGATACGCTCTCATTGATCTGGTGCATGGTCTGACCCACCAGACCGAACTCGACCACCGGGCACAGGTCGCGGATAAAGCGCGCATCCGAGGTGCCGCCTGTGGTGGAGGGGTCGGCCTTGAGTTTCAGTTTCGTTTTGATCGTATCGAGGATCAGATCGACGAAATCACCCGGTTCGGTCAGGAAGGCCTCGCCTGACACCTGTGATTTGAAATCGATGCGGATCGGCGTGCCGTGGGCGTGCTTTTCGCACAGGCCCAGCAGCCAGGTATTCAGCGTCGTGCCGGTATGGCTGGGGTTGAAGCGGATATTGATGCGCGCGCTGGCCTGGGTGGGGATGACATTGGTGGTCGGGTTGCCGGTATCGATGGTGGTGATTTCGACATTTGACGGTGGAAAGCCCTGATAGCCACGATCGAGCACGCGCCCCTTGATCTCGGCCAGCAGATTGACCAGAACCGGCAGCGGATTAAGCGCCCGGTCGGGATAGGCGACATGGCCCTGTTTGCCGATGACCGTGAAGGTGGCGTTGAGGCTGCCGCGTCGCCCCACCTTGATCATATCGCCGAGTTTCTCAGCCGATGTCGGCTCACCGACAATGCAGTGATCGATGACCTCGCCTTTTTCCTTCAGGTGCTCAACCACCTTTTTCGTGCCGTTGACGGCGTCGCCTTCTTCATCGCCGGTGATCAGGAAGGACAGGCTGCCGGGCAGTTCGGGCAGGCGCGAAACCGCCGCGATCCAGGCGGCGATAGCCCCCTTCATATCGACCGCGCCGCGTCCGGTCAGATAGCCGTCATGCACTTCGCCGCCAAACGGATCATAGCGCCACAAATCGCGCACGCCCGACGGCACCACATCGGTATGACCGGCAAAGCACAGATTAGGCGAGCTACGGCCACGGCGGGCATAGAGGTTTTCTATTTTGCCAAAGGTCAGCCGCGTGCAGGTAAAGCCAAGCCGTTCGAGCGCGCTTTGCACCACATCCATAGCGCCGGCGTCGGCGGGCGTGATCGAGGGGCGGCGGATCAGCGCCTGGGTCAGGGCCAGCGCATCGACGATTTTTTTCAACTGAGTATCTGTTTTCACCATGCCCTCTGCTGTAAAACCCTTTAGGCAGCGGGGAAAGGCTTAACCGGCTGTGTAACGCATTTTTTGACCAGGTTTCCCTTCAGTGAGCACACCCCCAGGCGATCCGGCTGCCGCGCCACCGGTTTCCGACGACCCGCCCCCGCAACCGGAAGATAACCGCCATCCGTTGCAAATCGCCGATTTTCGCACCTTCTGGCTGTCGCGCGTCTGTAGTGTACTCGGCACCTCGGCCCAGAGCGCGGCCATCGCCTGGCAGGTCTATGATCTGGTGCGGCAAAGGGCCAGCATCGCCGAATCGGCGCTCTATGTCGGCTTGATCGGGCTGGCGCAGTTCCTGACCCTGTTCGCCTTCACCATACCGGCGGGCATTGTGGCCGACCGCTATGACCGCCGCCGCATCATCACCCTCGTTCTGATTGCCCAACTGGTGCTGTCGTGCGGTTTTCTCGCCTATTCCTTATTGCCGCATCCGCCCTTCTGGGGGCTGTTCGCACTGAGCGGCGTGCTGGGGGCCTTGCGCGCCTTCAGCGCTCCGGCCAGTTCCGCCATCGGGCCGATGCTGGTGCCGCGTC contains the following coding sequences:
- the recR gene encoding recombination mediator RecR, which produces MSGAGPEIERLMALLSKLPGLGPRSARRAALALLKRRDQLLIPLSAAMQDAADKVTSCRVCGRLSTRDPCETCADPGRDQQMICVVEDDGALWAMERVGAFSGLYHVLGGLMSALDGVRPEDLRLDRLLERLRDGRVHEVVMALPATVEGQTTAHYIADRLKSLGNQVEITYLARGVPVGGELDWLDDHTIAHAFKTRR
- a CDS encoding VUT family protein gives rise to the protein MADFKAVARKVITGGSPWTYVYLFLIPFINWCFDHVPTFPLPGHGDWNPMTIVTGLVLVVRDFAQREVGHYIFGFLAVGLLLSVVTSDPTIAFASACAFAISETIDWALFTFAKLPLSKRVFVSAGISGPIDAAAFLWIASYAIPGIFNGWSLAGSVVSRFLGCLVVYFLMKHREKVRALASA
- the rmuC gene encoding DNA recombination protein RmuC; this encodes MNTLSITLLLVSIVALAFAGAWWLAFREGQRLRQRADDLGEQLLVAARELATVKERARNLEDARAAMSEQFQIVSQQALQASNEALLKASAERDKLALERVGHTLKPVAEQLTRFEAQVKAMEESRAKDTGGLKQQITELMAASHATREVTQKLAGALRRGAGVQGKWGEEVLRNVLQAAGLSSRFDFVEQYSLDTDEGRRRPDVVVRLPGDTSSAVFVIDSKVNLTAYLQAAESTDEAARELLLRQHAQAMRGHVRDLSAKAYWDQFKDQVSPDFVAMFIPGDGLLAAALDHAPDLMTEAMDRKVIIVTPTTLFALCKAVAYGWRVEDQMKNAGHIADLGRELYARLSVMGDHVAGMGGALGKAVDKYNAFVGSLESKVLTQARRFEDLQVEHQGKSVPELPVIESQPRVASKLNALEVAEETAQP
- the def gene encoding peptide deformylase — its product is MAIREIITVPNPLLKQVSKPVTEVDDALRALMDDMLETMYDAPGIGLAAIQIGEPVRVIVMDLQERPEGADPEAEGVKAPRYFVNPEIVWASEDTIPYEEGCLSVPEYYDEVQRPSHVRIRYLDYDGKAVEEEAEGLFAVCIQHEMDHLEGVLFIDHLSKLKRDRAVTKVKKLKRVA
- the fmt gene encoding methionyl-tRNA formyltransferase — protein: MRLAFMGTPEFAVKALAELVASGHEIVCVYSQPPAPKGRGQVLSPSPVHQFASGLGLEVRTPKSMKTPEAIADFQALDIDACVVVAYGQILKAEVLDHPPLGCFNLHASLLPRWRGAAPIQRAIMAGDAFTGVEVMRMSEGLDEGPAILSGRVEITAEDTFQTLHDKLALLGASLLPVALAAVERGGAKERAQTGEVTYARKISPQEARIDWSRPARALDFHIRGLSPFPGAWTTMTTPKGEQRLKILMSRLCDEVSGEVPGTLLLGGLKVATGDGIIELLRVQREGRAAQDAAEFIKGAGLKAGDRLI
- the truA gene encoding tRNA pseudouridine(38-40) synthase TruA, with product MPRYKLLIEYDGRPYCGFQAQDNLPTVQASIEAAIRKFSGQTLRINTAGRTDTGVHATGAVISFDLEKVWRPQVVRDAINAHLTPEPIAVLAAEIMADSEFSARFSATGRMYLYRILNREAPPALDQGRVWHIKKPLDVAVMAQAAKALIGHHDFTTFRYIGCQAATPVKTLDIARVARLGEEVHLVFAARSFLHKQVRSMTGTLADVGSGRLPPDYVAKALAAKDRARCGQVAPAHGLYLTHVTYEDEPNFEKYASIKA
- the dapE gene encoding succinyl-diaminopimelate desuccinylase, encoding MKTDTQLKKIVDALALTQALIRRPSITPADAGAMDVVQSALERLGFTCTRLTFGKIENLYARRGRSSPNLCFAGHTDVVPSGVRDLWRYDPFGGEVHDGYLTGRGAVDMKGAIAAWIAAVSRLPELPGSLSFLITGDEEGDAVNGTKKVVEHLKEKGEVIDHCIVGEPTSAEKLGDMIKVGRRGSLNATFTVIGKQGHVAYPDRALNPLPVLVNLLAEIKGRVLDRGYQGFPPSNVEITTIDTGNPTTNVIPTQASARINIRFNPSHTGTTLNTWLLGLCEKHAHGTPIRIDFKSQVSGEAFLTEPGDFVDLILDTIKTKLKLKADPSTTGGTSDARFIRDLCPVVEFGLVGQTMHQINESVSVTDLQDLSETYQALIEAYFSKFGSSS